A region of the Yarrowia lipolytica chromosome 1C, complete sequence genome:
CAGAAAAGGTCGCAGAATGTATTGGCCCACCCATTGACCCTCCATAGCCAGTTCGGGTCCCGCTGGAGCGTACATTCCTCTTGGTGCCCAACCCGCCCAAAGCAGACATAAGCTTTTCAACATGCGGAAATTTCTTTCTTTTAGAAGCAAAGTCTATGACGTAGTAAATGCCTCGATCGAGAGAtgagaagaggtggtggtgcgAATAAATGCTAAAAAGCAGGGAAAAATgtgacaaaaaaaacaaaagagCAATAGGACTAGTAGAGCAGCGCGGTGGGGCACCATAGATAGACTGCTACTTGGCCtcaggtggagaagacggacATTGAAGGGTTCTCTCTATGCACGCAGATGCAGTATAATACGAGGGGGAAGTATTATTTTGGCAGTGAGCTTAAATAatggggggggggggggggaatTGCTATAACAGGGAGACCTTGGACAGTAGTTGGTAATAACTTGTACAAAAGCAGATGTCTTGATTAAATGATTTCAGAAGCCCCTATCAACAACAAAATACACAACATCCACAACCTCCACCAACGCTCCACGGCCCATACAGCTTTATTTACAAGATGCAGAGGGTCATGTGTATTCTGTCGATCATGTATGCAAAATTTCCAAGACCTTACTCACGAGGATGATGACAATGCAACACTTGTACCATTGTAGTAGGAAAAAACCGGCACTAAAATCACAACAAAAAAGCCCAAAATTTCTCCACTATCCCACCTGTCACTGTCACCTTTATTCCCGACGTTTAGCGCCATCATTGAGGGGTAATCCAGCTAGTCTAAGTGCTGTCAGTCCTGTATCGACGCTGTACAGAGATGAGTTTATCTGCAGAGATTGGCATAATGGCATGCTTGAACTTTTTTTGTTCGTTGGTTTTAGAACAGCCTGAATCTCCGTATCAAGGCAATCTCCCATTCGGGGcggtcaaggagctcgtTTCCTCTTGTCTCAGCGATATTCCGCCTCAAACCTGCTTTATGGCACCACACAATCTAGCTTACTCGCCGAGATAGCATTTATTGCCCATGTGCCTGCCTCCAACATGTATGCGAGTTTAACCAAAGAGGAAGTCCAAGGGGTTGCGGGAGAAGAAGTCAAGATTGGTCGATGAACAATGAGTAGCGGTTAGGAGTTGCTGTCTGGGGAATCTTCTGACGCTGAAGACGAAGGGTTTGAAGTCTCTGACGCCATAGAGCCGTTTTTGCGTCCCACCAAAGGACCCTTTTGTGGCGCGTCCAATTACTCGGACTTCAGGAACCTCATGACTGACATAGACTCAAACACCTCAAGTGACGCGATTGCAGAGCTCAGTCAAGTGACCGGGAGATGAAAATCGTTTGACACCCGTCCCTACGTGGGCGGAAATCATGCacctctgcttctgcttaTCTCTGCAGTGTGGATTACCGTACGTGCCTGCTAAGACCGATGACGGCACGAAATGAAGTGTCAACCATTATTAGAACCCCATAGGGAAATCCAAGCCCTCCCAATAGCTGTTATAACACTTTAGAACGACGCTAAGATGCCGTCACAGGTTACCGGGTCCGCTGACATGAATTGAAAGATCCACTATTAGAGTCAACACTGGGTTTAACGGTGTCGAGAGATTACATACAACTTAGCTGCAATTAGCTGTAGAGGAAACTCGACGGTGAGTGGAGCCGTGTCACAGAGCAGATTTGGAGCTGTCTGTCAAGTCTACGGGCAGAAACTTCCATGTCCCTCCGAGTTGCCGTACGTGGTTATACGGCCGGGGTTATGGCATTATGTCAACCACCAATAAGCTGGGACTATAATGTGAGGCCATTTGTGATGGACACAGGGTGAGTTGTCAATGTGAAGGTCGTGGAGAATGTCAGGGTGCATATGGAAATGCCGGGATGTCTCGACAACGCACAGACGTAAATTGGTTTGATAGTGGAGGCGTTTTGTCTGTCCCTACAATCGACGATGCACTGTAGAAGTAGTGGGAATAATACAATCAATATCATCTACTAGTGTATGGTCACATTTATTACGAGTAGGTACACACTGTATATTTTATCTGTTATTTTCCCCTTATTTCATCATTAAATAGATTATCCCATAAACGCGTATAGCTGTCCCCTTCCATTCTGCTCTGATCCCTCTACTATAGGGAGACCTAGAAATGAAGCAAAAAAGATGCTTAACGGAACCAGACTTAGCTCAACTAAACTCGCAACTCTCTCCACTCAGGGCTGGAGCAAAACCGCGACTAAAATGCAAAGACCGACAGAGTTGAAGGTCGGAGATTTTCGAGTCATCTGAACTCGTCATGTGGAAAAAGTCGTAACAAGGGCCAGACTGGGGGGTCATTGGTATTAGAGGGAAGCTCCTGGCTAGACAAATACACCCAACTACTCCATACTCCAGTAAGACCCTTGGATTCAGCTACGTGAAGAGAAGTATGTTCAAGAGCGCGTTTATGAAATGATAAACTCCAGTCGAAATATCCACAGCAAATTAGCAAGGCAATGACATCTTACCTCACAAGTGAGCTTCTGATGTATTAGAACTGGTCAGGAGTCTTTCAGCTGCTCTCAAAGTCGAAGATGAGCTTGTGTTGTGAGGTCATGTGCCAGATGAGAGAATGCCCAACAGTTGGACATCAAAGAAGCCTCATTCAGATAGTTGAGGTTGTATAAAATTGATTCACATGCTGGAATAGCTACATttcccactcctcctcgctaCCTTCGCCCTCTCCAAAGTCCAGCTCATCCACACCTCTCTGCAGCTCAGCTAAACCAcacagctcctccacaaaccCTCTCTCATTAagagccttcttgacaaacCCCCACGTCTTGTCCTTCCACTCCTGGACAATGACTGGACTGCAAGCGGAACAACACTTGAACCGTTGACCAGTGATCTTGACAGTAGAAAAGTTGTGCAGAAAGCCTCGCAGCTGATGAGGGGCTGAGGGCTCGTCTTGACACATGGCCTGCAAAATCTCTACTCCGTATCCAGAAACAATAGGAGCAATTCCAGGCCGGGTCACTGTACATTGTTGGTCCAACGTTCTGTCGTTCATAGAATCTGTAGGAGCAACAACATCATTACAAAAGTAACAGCCCAGATCATTCACTCCCTCCACTCCATGCCGCATCACCACAAACGAGTCAAAACCAATGGCAGCCGTGATacacttcttcttgagagctgCACATATAACAGTAGGCAACCATCTCGACTCTCGTGAGTCCATGAGCAGAAACACAGCATCATGAGACTTAATGAGAGACACCAGCTCGTCATACTGCTGGTGGACTCGCTTCTCACTGCTGGAAGTGGTGCTATGACCAATCATAGGCACCTCAAGAGTTATTCCCGATGTCTTGACTGCAGGATAtatctccttgagagcttcagcagcagtctcaGCCTTGGGTTTGCCTCCATCCAAACAATctacatacttgtatagAGGCTGGCGAACAGGATTGCTAAATGAGACAGTTCCATTGTCCACAAACGTGACCTGTTCAACTCCCCAAGCTAACAGAGAGCGGGAGACATAGCTTCCGAGCGTTCCGGCACCCAGAAGGAGGCACCTGGTGTGTTTGATGGTATCCAGATCCAACTCAGGCGCAATTCTCCACTTCATCAGCTTCAGATTGAGATCCACAGCTTGAGAGGCCAGCTGTAGAGGGTTCAACAGAGGCCCCAAGTTGGTCTGCTTAGGTAACAGCTTTCCCGCactgtttttttcccagCCAGTCCATGCACCAAGCTCCCCGTCTCCCCGCTTCCACTCGAGAAACCGGTTTTTCTCACGCCCAACTAAGATCATGGTCGCAGACTTGAACCCTAGGATATGCAGCATTAGACAAATGTTTCGGACGGTCCAGGGTGTGTTCTCAGGAGATGTCGGTGATAGAAATGCAATCGTAGGGTCCTCGGATCGCTCCACATACTCCAACTCACTGAAGGGAGTGACGTTGTCATCGGGATCAATAACAACAAACGATTCTCCGAGAGCCGGGATGCGCGTACTAAGATTCGTGTAGTTTCCCTCATCTGCCACCTCCTGCAGGTCCCACTTTGTGTTCAGGCAGGGCACTCCCATCCAGTAGACGAAGATGTACTTTTTAAGATCGCAGAAGGTGATAAGAAGAAAAgagttgagaatctcgggATTCCGGAAAATAGATCCATTCATAATTGCACCCGACAACATCTTGTCACCCCATTCCGCCAGTAGCGCCTTTTTGTCTGCTCCTTTGAACTCCTCTATCGTGTTGTAGTTGAGTAGAGTTCCGGGACACTCAACAACGCCCTTGCAGTGCGAATCTCGGTCCGAAAACGAGTCGCTGTCGAAAACGAGCCGACCTTGTTGCCATGTGTATTCTGCGGAGACCCTCTTAGGCGAATCGTCGAGTTTGTACTCATTGAGTTTTTTGGCAGCCAGAGTCTGGAAGAAAGACGCTTCCAAAAACGACGAAAACGGCGTGAAACTCATGGTGGGAACGAgagtgtgtttgtgtaagGTGTAACGATTGTGatttgtgtttgttttgACGATATCGCGTCTCGGCGTGTATctgtgtactgtacagtacagtacttgtgtgtgtgtcgtgCTGGTGCTTTGGCAACATGCAGCGTATGCAAGATAACGAGTTAGAAAAGGTAGGGTAAGTGACAAATCAGGGTTTACGGAGACGATGAAAATAATTTGGCCATGGGATAAATTGACAGAAAATGGAGTAAATTAGGGAGAAATACAAGAGCCTGAAATAGTCAGCTGACcatttgtttttttctttcttctttaCATTTAATACATTTAAATCTAGAGCCCTTGCGCGTCTACAATGCCAACATTTTTGAGCCCACCCATCTCGCTCTCTCttgagatgagatggaacTCTGTGAGGGCTGTGGATCCAGTTGGTGGCGGACAGAGGATCCAAGGTATTGTGGGAGTGGGGTCTAGGAATTCTGAGACCTGGTCAAATCTCCAAAGAACATGTCCCAGACGGACTTGATGTTGAGATCTTTTCAACCCTTTGACGGAGAGTCTGAGAGCTGCTTGGACGACCAGATAGCCAGGTATCGCAGAAACTCTTCGCACTTAAGATCATGTCGATATTCTCCTCGTTGTATCcccttcttcaacaactctacaagtacgatacaagtagcacaGGATCAACACCAGATTTTAGTGTAGTTGGTCCCGCATTAAGTAAGAGAGTCTCGCTTTTACCACGAGTTTAGATGGACCAAAATTGAAGACTCGGAGCACTTGAACTGTCAAAAAACTCGGCCGATCTGGTTTATTTCTAAACTCCAGAAATTTGGCGCAATTTATTCATGATATTTGTACCTCggctactgtactactCGCTCGTACACTGTCGATGCACTCAAATACTCAAATACTCAAATTTACCCAACCAGAAGGTCATCAATAACGCTGAAATGAAGGTCAAATGAGTGACATGACGTTTGAATCAATCCTTTAGAATGCAGTAAAAATATCGATTTATTCCAGGATTTCCCCCGATTTTCCTCGAATTCTTCCAAGTTTCTCCATTTATTGGCATTATTCCAACCCAAATCCGCCAGCCTACCTGAACTCACTCCACAATGTCACTCCACACGGCTGTAACGCATTGCATGTCCGAGTCGGCAGTGTCAGGTGGTGTAAAAAGTGGTATCAACGGTAGCTAAGAAGGAGATTTGAGAGCTGGAAATCACACAGGTTTTACCCAAAGTGGGGGTTTATCTGGTCCCCACAATTATTTCCATTTTATCCCATTTTCCCCGATTATTTTCCAGCGCCCTCATCGACTTTAAAATTCTCACCCAAATCTCACGGCCAAATTTTCCCACAACCGGAATACAGACACCGACTCCCGCCACAGAAAACCGCAGAAACGAAACAACACGCGCAAAGCCGCATGTGTAGACGTCACGTGGCCCTAAATAAATAATTGCCCCGTAGTCGTGTCTCGCCCTTTCCcctcggtcacgtgaccaaaacATCGCCAAACACGTCAAGGAGTCACCACCCAATCACACCCAAGCTTATATCCCTCGTGAATTGCACCTCGTGTTGGTCGGCTTTAACTCGGACCGAGATTTTTTAGCTTGCAGGAAGGGACTTCTGGGGCGGAGGGAACATGTCTAGAAGAGAGCAAAGAGGACATTTGATGGAGTAGAAATTTGAAAGGGGGGGCACTACGGCATGTATCAGCTGATTCACCAAATTTCTGCCCATTTCGATCGAAACTG
Encoded here:
- a CDS encoding uncharacterized protein (Compare to YALI0C20119g, similar to Saccharomyces cerevisiae ATG7 (YHR171W); ancestral locus Anc_5.66, similar to uniprot|P38862 Saccharomyces cerevisiae YHR171w APG7 component of the autophagic system), with the translated sequence MSFTPFSSFLEASFFQTLAAKKLNEYKLDDSPKRVSAEYTWQQGRLVFDSDSFSDRDSHCKGVVECPGTLLNYNTIEEFKGADKKALLAEWGDKMLSGAIMNGSIFRNPEILNSFLLITFCDLKKYIFVYWMGVPCLNTKWDLQEVADEGNYTNLSTRIPALGESFVVIDPDDNVTPFSELEYVERSEDPTIAFLSPTSPENTPWTVRNICLMLHILGFKSATMILVGREKNRFLEWKRGDGELGAWTGWEKNSAGKLLPKQTNLGPLLNPLQLASQAVDLNLKLMKWRIAPELDLDTIKHTRCLLLGAGTLGSYVSRSLLAWGVEQVTFVDNGTVSFSNPVRQPLYKYVDCLDGGKPKAETAAEALKEIYPAVKTSGITLEVPMIGHSTTSSSEKRVHQQYDELVSLIKSHDAVFLLMDSRESRWLPTVICAALKKKCITAAIGFDSFVVMRHGVEGVNDLGCYFCNDVVAPTDSMNDRTLDQQCTVTRPGIAPIVSGYGVEILQAMCQDEPSAPHQLRGFLHNFSTVKITGQRFKCCSACSPVIVQEWKDKTWGFVKKALNERGFVEELCGLAELQRGVDELDFGEGEGSEEEWEM